The Verrucomicrobiales bacterium DNA segment AGGTCGCTACTCCGCATTATGGTCACCCGTTGATGCTTGGGAGATCGGGGCACTGCTGAACCAGGGATAGTGGGATTTCAACGACAGCGACTTTCCGCAAAGGATGGTGTTTCTCAACTGTGCCTCCTCGCACACACAACAAAAGGGCGCGACAAGCTCCGAACGCTAAGGGGATGAACCGGGTCACTACGATGGGGCTCCGTTCAGATCTGATCGTGATTAACGGGGGATTCACTGACTTCCTCAGGCGACGCCATGCGTCCGATTTTACGGTCACCTACTACTGCAGATTCCTCCGGAAGGTCGCTGCGCATCTCGATCGCCAAGGGCGCCGTGCGATCCATTTACACCGAGGCGAAGCTTCGGAGATCATGCGAATGTGCCTCCCTAAGTGGACGGCCGCCTCACGCAGGCCTTTGCGATCGGCGCTTTTTCATTGGCTAAAATTTCTCGGCAGGTTTCACGAAGCCACCCCTAATGTTCGCTGGCAAAGATGGCTTGATGATTTCGCCCGCTTTCAGCGTTCCCATCGCGCTCTCGCGGATTGCACTGTGCAAGGGACGGCACGGGTACTCGGGCGATATCTGTCATGGCAGTTTCAGCACCGACCTCTCAGATGGTGCCGAGTGAAGGTGGAGGACTTGCGTCGTTACGCCACATTGCTATGCCGCGACCTCTCCCCAAAAAGCGTCAACGGCACTCTCTCCATGTTGAGACAGTTCTTCCGTTTCCTGCATTTGCATGGCAAGTGCTCGTCTGCGTTGGCCGCGGCTCTGCCAACCGTCGCAGACTTCGGCCGGCGTCGAGTTCCGGAGGTGCTTGATGAGGGTCGACGACAAAAGTTTATGCGAAGCTTTGATCGTTCCAGCGAGCAAGGCTGTCGGGACTATGCGATGGCGGTTTGTCTGAGTGACCTCGGGCTACGCGCGTGCGAGGTTCGGCGACTTCGCTGCGATGACATTGATTGGAAGCTACGGCTACTTCGAGTCCCCCCCGCCAAAGCAGGTTCAGGACGCCATCTA contains these protein-coding regions:
- a CDS encoding tyrosine-type recombinase/integrase, with translation MNRVTTMGLRSDLIVINGGFTDFLRRRHASDFTVTYYCRFLRKVAAHLDRQGRRAIHLHRGEASEIMRMCLPKWTAASRRPLRSALFHWLKFLGRFHEATPNVRWQRWLDDFARFQRSHRALADCTVQGTARVLGRYLSWQFQHRPLRWCRVKVEDLRRYATLLCRDLSPKSVNGTLSMLRQFFRFLHLHGKCSSALAAALPTVADFGRRRVPEVLDEGRRQKFMRSFDRSSEQGCRDYAMAVCLSDLGLRACEVRRLRCDDIDWKLRLLRVPPAKAGSGRHLPMPVHVQTALRNYLELRPSTHAPELFVGQAMLRGRALSSHAIIAVMDRAYRRCGFHGWFGSHRLRHSFASRLFAYGATTKEIADLLGHRLVATTDHYTQAHDLRPLIQPWPL